A window of the Serinus canaria isolate serCan28SL12 chromosome 27, serCan2020, whole genome shotgun sequence genome harbors these coding sequences:
- the DHX58 gene encoding ATP-dependent RNA helicase DHX58 isoform X2 — translation MELREYQREAAAPALRGRNSIVWLPTGAGKTRVAVHVCRQHLESRRGGKVAVLVNKVHLVDQHTEKEFHALQDTFKVSSISGDTSHKTFFADLVKKSDVVICTAQILQNALVSTEEDVHVELTDFSMLVIDECHHTHKDAVYNKIMLRYLQRKLSGEQDLPQVLGLTASPGTGGATSFEGAVEHILQICANLDTEKITSGQNESQHLQSHVPLPKKQYDLCQERSQDPFGEQLKKMMVQIQQFMEKPYFSRDFGTQIYEQRIVELEKRAAEMFCRKTRVCALHLRKYNDALLINDTVRMVDAFQCLQQFYSSERDKKDPTEQFLTATFEENRASLQALAGDHRYENPRLAKLEGILREHFQPLGTSRGIVFTKTRQSAHSLLSWLQSTATLCGQHIRAAVLTGAGYSNQTRHMTQNEQQDVIKQFRQGALNLLFSTSVAEEGLDIPECNIVVRYGLMTNEIAMMQARGRARAENSVYSVLAKANTREVTRELLNEDLVELMKKAIQAVQAMPEQEYFQKIQELQRVAVASWLMKEARISERRQLHEAAAVRLYCINCSRAVCRGSDIRTVEGMHHVNVNPKFGSYYRVSSGKIQFQRTFKDWEPGCRISCKDCSQDWGMEMLYRQVKLPVLCIKNFVVETPAEKRRYKKWGAVTFPIEAFDYVEYCSGTYGLSF, via the exons ATGGAGCTCCGGGAGTACCAGCGGGaggcggcggccccggccctgCGCGGCCGCAACAGCATCGTGTGGCTGCCCACGGGCGCCGGCAAGACCCGCGTGGCCGTCCACGTCTGCCGGCAGCACCTGGAGAGCCGCAGGGGCGGCAAGGTGGCCGTGCTTGTCAACAAG GTGCACCTGGTGGACCAGCACACCGAGAAGGAGTTCCACGCGCTGCAGGACACCTTCAAGGTGTCATCCATCAGTGGGGACACCAGCCACAAAACCTTTTTTGCCGACCTGGTGAAGAAGAGCGACGTTGTCATCTGCACAGCCCAGATTCTGCAGAACGCCCTGGTGAGCACGGAGGAGGACGTGCACGTGGAGCTGACAG ATTTCTCGATGCTGGTGATAGACGAGTGCCACCACACACACAAGGACGCCGTCTACAACAAGATCATGCTGAGATACCTCCAGCGCAAGCTCAGTGGGGAGCAGGACCTGCCACAGGTCCTGGGGCTGACGGCATCCCCTGGCACTGGAGGGGCAACATCCTTTGAGGGGGCCGTAGAGCACATCCTGCAG ATCTGTGCCAACCTGGACACTGAGAAGATCACATCGGGGCAGAACGAGTcgcagcacctgcagagccacGTTCCCCTACCCAAGAAGCAGTATGACCTGTGCCAGGAGAGATCACAG gaccCCTTTGGTGAGCAGCTGAAGAAGATGATGGTGCAGATCCAGCAGTTCATGGAGAAGCCGTATTTCTCGCGGGACTTTGGCACGCAGATTTATGAGCAGCGCATtgtggagctggagaagagag ctgcagagatgtTTTGTCGCAAGACGCGGGTGTGCGCCCTGCACCTGCGCAAGTACAACGACGCTTTGCTGATCAACGACACCGTGAGGATGGTGGACGCCTTCCAGTGCCTCCAGCAGTTCTACAGCTCTGAGAGGGATAAGAAGGACCCTACTGAACAGTTCCTCACCGCCACGTTTGAGG AGAACAGGGCGAGCCTGCAGGCACTTGCTGGGGATCACCGCTATGAGAACCCCAGGCTGGCCAAGCTGGAGGGGATCCTGCGTGAGCACTTTCAGCCCCTGGGCACTTCTCGTGGCATTGTCTTCACCAAGACAAGGCAGAGTGCCCACAGCCtgctcagctggctgcagagcacagccacgCTCTGTGGGCAGCACATCAGGGCTGCCGTCCTCACTGGTGCTGGCTACAGCAACCAGACCAGGCACATGACACAG AATGAGCAGCAGGATGTGATCAAGCAGTTCCGTCAGGGAGCCCTCAACCTGCTCTTCTCCACCAGTGTGGCCGAGGAGGGCCTGGACATCCCCGAGTGCAACATCGTGGTCCGCTATGGGCTGATGACCAATGAGATTGCCATGATGCAG GCCCGGGGCCGTGCCCGTGCTGAGAACAGTGTCTACTCTGTCCTTGCCAAAGCCAACACCAGAGAGGTGACCCGAGAGCTGCTCAATGAGGACCTGGTGGAGCTCATGAAGAAGGCGATTCAGGCAGTGCAAGCCATGCCTGAGCAGGAATACTTCCAAAAG atccaggagctgcagcgGGTGGCCGTGGCCAGCTGGCTGATGAAGGAGGCCAGGATCAGCGAGCGGCGGCAGCTGCACGAGGCGGCCGCCGTCCGCCTGTACTGCATCAACTGCAGCAGGGCCGTGTGCCGCGGCAGCGACATCCGCACCGTGGAGGGCATGCACCACGTCAACGTCAACCCCAAATTCGG GTCGTATTACAGAGTTTCCTCTGGGAAAATACAGTTCCAGAGGACTTTCAAGGACTGGGAGCCCGGCTGCCGTATTTCCTGCAAAGACTGCAGCCAG GACTGGGGGATGGAGATGCTGTACCGCCAGGTGAAGCTGCCTGTCCTCTGCATCAAAAACTTTGTGGTGGAGACACCAGCAGAGAAGAGGAGGTACAAGAAGTGGGGGGCTGTGACATTTCCCATTGAGGCGTTTGACTACGTGGAGTACTGCTCTGGCACCTACGGCCTGTCCTTCTAG
- the DHX58 gene encoding ATP-dependent RNA helicase DHX58 isoform X1, producing MELREYQREAAAPALRGRNSIVWLPTGAGKTRVAVHVCRQHLESRRGGKVAVLVNKVHLVDQHTEKEFHALQDTFKVSSISGDTSHKTFFADLVKKSDVVICTAQILQNALVSTEEDVHVELTDFSMLVIDECHHTHKDAVYNKIMLRYLQRKLSGEQDLPQVLGLTASPGTGGATSFEGAVEHILQVSTMCCIVLGSWAQDGSRVFPSQICANLDTEKITSGQNESQHLQSHVPLPKKQYDLCQERSQDPFGEQLKKMMVQIQQFMEKPYFSRDFGTQIYEQRIVELEKRAAEMFCRKTRVCALHLRKYNDALLINDTVRMVDAFQCLQQFYSSERDKKDPTEQFLTATFEENRASLQALAGDHRYENPRLAKLEGILREHFQPLGTSRGIVFTKTRQSAHSLLSWLQSTATLCGQHIRAAVLTGAGYSNQTRHMTQNEQQDVIKQFRQGALNLLFSTSVAEEGLDIPECNIVVRYGLMTNEIAMMQARGRARAENSVYSVLAKANTREVTRELLNEDLVELMKKAIQAVQAMPEQEYFQKIQELQRVAVASWLMKEARISERRQLHEAAAVRLYCINCSRAVCRGSDIRTVEGMHHVNVNPKFGSYYRVSSGKIQFQRTFKDWEPGCRISCKDCSQDWGMEMLYRQVKLPVLCIKNFVVETPAEKRRYKKWGAVTFPIEAFDYVEYCSGTYGLSF from the exons ATGGAGCTCCGGGAGTACCAGCGGGaggcggcggccccggccctgCGCGGCCGCAACAGCATCGTGTGGCTGCCCACGGGCGCCGGCAAGACCCGCGTGGCCGTCCACGTCTGCCGGCAGCACCTGGAGAGCCGCAGGGGCGGCAAGGTGGCCGTGCTTGTCAACAAG GTGCACCTGGTGGACCAGCACACCGAGAAGGAGTTCCACGCGCTGCAGGACACCTTCAAGGTGTCATCCATCAGTGGGGACACCAGCCACAAAACCTTTTTTGCCGACCTGGTGAAGAAGAGCGACGTTGTCATCTGCACAGCCCAGATTCTGCAGAACGCCCTGGTGAGCACGGAGGAGGACGTGCACGTGGAGCTGACAG ATTTCTCGATGCTGGTGATAGACGAGTGCCACCACACACACAAGGACGCCGTCTACAACAAGATCATGCTGAGATACCTCCAGCGCAAGCTCAGTGGGGAGCAGGACCTGCCACAGGTCCTGGGGCTGACGGCATCCCCTGGCACTGGAGGGGCAACATCCTTTGAGGGGGCCGTAGAGCACATCCTGCAG GTGAGCACCATGTGCTGCATtgtcctgggcagctgggctcaggATGGAAGCAGGGTCTTCCCCTCTCAGATCTGTGCCAACCTGGACACTGAGAAGATCACATCGGGGCAGAACGAGTcgcagcacctgcagagccacGTTCCCCTACCCAAGAAGCAGTATGACCTGTGCCAGGAGAGATCACAG gaccCCTTTGGTGAGCAGCTGAAGAAGATGATGGTGCAGATCCAGCAGTTCATGGAGAAGCCGTATTTCTCGCGGGACTTTGGCACGCAGATTTATGAGCAGCGCATtgtggagctggagaagagag ctgcagagatgtTTTGTCGCAAGACGCGGGTGTGCGCCCTGCACCTGCGCAAGTACAACGACGCTTTGCTGATCAACGACACCGTGAGGATGGTGGACGCCTTCCAGTGCCTCCAGCAGTTCTACAGCTCTGAGAGGGATAAGAAGGACCCTACTGAACAGTTCCTCACCGCCACGTTTGAGG AGAACAGGGCGAGCCTGCAGGCACTTGCTGGGGATCACCGCTATGAGAACCCCAGGCTGGCCAAGCTGGAGGGGATCCTGCGTGAGCACTTTCAGCCCCTGGGCACTTCTCGTGGCATTGTCTTCACCAAGACAAGGCAGAGTGCCCACAGCCtgctcagctggctgcagagcacagccacgCTCTGTGGGCAGCACATCAGGGCTGCCGTCCTCACTGGTGCTGGCTACAGCAACCAGACCAGGCACATGACACAG AATGAGCAGCAGGATGTGATCAAGCAGTTCCGTCAGGGAGCCCTCAACCTGCTCTTCTCCACCAGTGTGGCCGAGGAGGGCCTGGACATCCCCGAGTGCAACATCGTGGTCCGCTATGGGCTGATGACCAATGAGATTGCCATGATGCAG GCCCGGGGCCGTGCCCGTGCTGAGAACAGTGTCTACTCTGTCCTTGCCAAAGCCAACACCAGAGAGGTGACCCGAGAGCTGCTCAATGAGGACCTGGTGGAGCTCATGAAGAAGGCGATTCAGGCAGTGCAAGCCATGCCTGAGCAGGAATACTTCCAAAAG atccaggagctgcagcgGGTGGCCGTGGCCAGCTGGCTGATGAAGGAGGCCAGGATCAGCGAGCGGCGGCAGCTGCACGAGGCGGCCGCCGTCCGCCTGTACTGCATCAACTGCAGCAGGGCCGTGTGCCGCGGCAGCGACATCCGCACCGTGGAGGGCATGCACCACGTCAACGTCAACCCCAAATTCGG GTCGTATTACAGAGTTTCCTCTGGGAAAATACAGTTCCAGAGGACTTTCAAGGACTGGGAGCCCGGCTGCCGTATTTCCTGCAAAGACTGCAGCCAG GACTGGGGGATGGAGATGCTGTACCGCCAGGTGAAGCTGCCTGTCCTCTGCATCAAAAACTTTGTGGTGGAGACACCAGCAGAGAAGAGGAGGTACAAGAAGTGGGGGGCTGTGACATTTCCCATTGAGGCGTTTGACTACGTGGAGTACTGCTCTGGCACCTACGGCCTGTCCTTCTAG
- the KAT2A gene encoding histone acetyltransferase KAT2A encodes MAEPEAAQPGRPPPGPATATPATAGASGGTTGGAGSSDPARPGLSQQQRASQRKAQVRGFPRGKKLEKLGVFSACKANDACKCNGWKNPNPPTAPRMDLQQPVTNLSEPCRSCGHALADHVSHLENVSEEEINRLLGMVVDVENLFMSVHKEEDTDTKQVYFYLFKLLRKCILQMSQPVVEGSLGSPPFEKPNIEQGVLNFVQYKFSHLPPKERQTMYELSKMFLLCLNYWKLETPSQFRQRSQNDDVATYKVNYTRWLCYCHVPQSCDSLPRYETTHVFGRSLLKSIFTVTRRQLLEKFRVEKDKLVPEKRTLILTHFPKFLSMLEEEIYGENSPIWEADFTVPAAEGAQLVSRPAAVSTVAVPTTPLFSKKLSSSSSATSLDTSTPEPLPGEKRKLPESLTLEDAKRIRVMGDIPMELVNEVMLTITDPAAMLGPETSLLSANAARDETARLEERRGIIEFHVIGNSLSQKSNKKILMWLVGLQNVFSHQLPRMPKEYITRLVFDPKHKTLALIKDGRVIGGICFRMFPTQGFTEIVFCAVTSNEQVKGYGTHLMNHLKEYHIKHNILYFLTYADEYAIGYFKKQGFSKDIKVPKSRYLGYIKDYEGATLMECELNPRIPYTELSHIIKKQKEIIKKLIERKQAQIRKVYPGLTCFKEGVRQIPIESVPGIRETGWKPLGKEKGKELKDPDQLYNMLKNLLAQIKTHPSAWPFMEPVKKSEAPDYYEIIRFPIDLKTMTERLKNRYYVTKKLFIADLQRIITNCREYNPPDSDYCKCANTLEKFFYFKLKEGGLIDK; translated from the exons ATGGCGGAGCCGGAGGCCGCGCAGCCCGGGCGGCCCCCGCCGGGCCCGGCCACGGCAACGCCGGCCACGGCAGGGGCGAGCGGGGGGACGACTGGAGGAGCGGGATCCAGCGACCCGGCACGGCCCgggctgagccagcagcagcgGGCGAGCCAGCGCAAGGCGCAGGTGCGGGGGTTCCCCCGCGGGAAGAAGCTGGAGAAGCTGGGGGTCTTCTCGGCTTGCAAG GCCAACGACGCCTGCAAGTGCAATGGCTGGAAGAACCCCAAcccccccacagcccctcgAATGgacctgcagcagccagtgACCAACCTGAGCGAACCCTGCCGGAGCTGTGGCCATGCTCTGG CTGACCACGTGTCCCACCTGGAGAATGTCTCAGAGGAGGAGATCAACCGTCTGCTGGGCATGGTGGTGGATGTGGAGAACCTCTTCATGTCAGTGCACAAGGAGGAGGACACAGACACCAAGCAGGTTTATTTCTACCTGTTCAAG CTGCTGCGGAAGTGCATCCTGCAGATGAGCCAGCCTGTGGTTGAggggtccctggggagccctCCCTTTGAGAAACCAAACATTGAGCAG GGAGTCCTGAATTTTGTGCAGTACAAGTTCAGCCACTTGCCACCCAAGGAGCGCCAGACCATGTATGAGCTCTCCAAGATGTTCCTGCTGTGCCTCAACTACTGGAAGCTGGAGACACCGTCCCAGTTCCGTCAGCGCTCCCAGAATGATGATGTGGCCACCTACAAGGTCAACTACACCAG GTGGCTGTGCTACTGCCATGTgccccagagctgtgacagCCTACCCCGCTATGAGACCACCCACGTGTTTGGGCGCAGCCTCCTCAAGTCCATCTTCACGGTGACTCGCcggcagctgctggagaagttCCGTGTGGAGAAGGACAAGCTGGTGCCAGAGAAGCGGACACTGATCCTCACCCACTTCCCCAA GTTCCTTTccatgctggaggaggagatcTACGGTGAGAACTCTCCGATCTGGGAGGCTGATTtcacagtgccagctgcagagggtGCCCAGCTGGTGTCTCGCCCAG CTGCGGTCAGCACCGTTGCTGTGCCCACCACTCCTCTCTTCAGCAagaagctcagcagcagcagctcagccaccagCCTGGACACCAGCACCCCAGAACCCCTGCCAG gagagaagaggaagctcCCTGAGAGCCTGACCCTGGAGGATGCCAAGCGGATCCGTGTCATGGGAGACATCCCCATGGAGCTGGTGAACGAGGTCATGCTGACCATCACGGACCCTGCTGCCATGCTGGGCCCCGAG acCAGCCTGCTGTCGGCCAACGCGGCGCGGGACGAGACGGCACGGCTGGAGGAGCGCCGCGGCATCATCGAGTTCCACGTCATCGGCAACTCGCTCTCCCAGAAATCCAACAAGAAGATCCTGATGTGGCTGGTGGGGCTGCAGAATGTCTTCTCTCACCAGCTGCCCCGCATGCCCAAGGAGTACATCACTCGCCTCGTCTTTGACCC GAAGCACAAGACCCTGGCACTGATCAAGGATGGACGAGTGATTGGGGGAATCTGCTTCCGTATGTTCCCTACCCAAGGCTTCACGGAGATTGTCTTCTGTGCTGTCACCTCCAATGAGCAAGTGAAG GGCTATGGGACACACCTGATGAACCACCTGAAGGAGTACCACATCAAGCACAACATCCTCTACTTCCTCACCTATGCAGACGAGTACGCCATTGGCTACTTCAAAAAGCAG GGCTTTTCCAAGGACATCAAGGTCCCCAAGAGCCGCTACCTGGGATACATCAAGGACTATGAGGGGGCGACCTTGATGGAGTGTGAGCTGAACCCCCGCATCCCCTACACCGAGCTTTCACACATCATCAAGAAGCAGAAGGAG ATCATTAAGAAGCTGATCGAGAGGAAACAGGCACAGATCCGCAAGGTCTACCCAGGCCTGACCTGCTTCAAGGAGGGTGTGCGACAGATCCCCATCGAGAGCGTCCCTGGCATCC GAGAAACAGGATGGAAACcactggggaaggagaaggg gaaggagctgaaggaCCCAGACCAGCTGTACAACATGCTGAAGAACCTCCTGGCCCAGATCAAG ACCCACCCCAGTGCGTGGCCCTTCATGGAGCCGGTGAAGAAGTCAGAAGCACCGGACTACTATGAGATCATCCGCTTTCCCATTG ACTTGAAGACCATGACGGAGCGGCTGAAGAACCGCTACTATGTCACCAAGAAGCTCTTCATCGCTGACCTGCAGCGCATCATCACCAACTGCCGCGAGTACAACCCACCCGACAGCGACTACTGCAAGTGTGCCAACACCCTCGAGAAGTTCTTCTACTTCAAGCTCAAGGAGGGGGGGCTCATCGACAAGTAG
- the LOC103821590 gene encoding heat shock protein 30C-like, translated as MLCRLHFMPPMSSSLFPWLGPVRTLWPHPGTLFAELEREMRLEMERAREFMSSVEQYLSSGSSPGRLGIASSTSAALPQSSGDGFSVCQDVKDFAPEQLSVKVVGRKVVLVGQKETQSTDEKGSFSYKYEVLKREWDVPEEVDAEALTCSLSKDGQLRIEAPKLALPAAPERNVPIQMGPAVAQQAGSTEEGAERAKA; from the coding sequence ATGCTTTGCCGCCTGCACTTTATGCCGCCCATGTCCAGCTCGCTGTTCCCGTGGCTGGGACCCGTCCGCACCCTCTGGCCACATCCAGGCACCCTTTTCGCCGAGCTGGAGCGGGAGATGCGTCTGGAGATGGAGAGGGCTCGGGAGTTCATGAGCAGCGTGGAGCAGTACCTGAGCAGCGGGAGCAGCCCCGGTCGGCTCGGCATCGCCTCCAGCACCAGCGCAGCgctgccccagagctctggggacgGCTTCTCTGTCTGCCAGGACGTGAAGGACTTTGCCCCCGAGCAGCTGTCGGTGAAGGTGGTGGGCAGGAAGGTGGTGCTGGTGGGGCAGAAGGAGACGCAGAGCACAGACGAGAAGGGCTCCTTCTCCTACAAGTACGAGGTGCTGAAGCGGGAGTGGGACGTGCCCGAGGAGGTGGACGCCGAGGCGCTGACCTGCTCCCTGTCCAAGGACGGGCAGCTCCGCATCGAGGCCCccaagctggcactgccagctgctcccGAGAGGAATGTGCCCATCCAGATGGGGCCGGCGGTGGCACAGCAAGCTGGCAGCACTGAGGAGGGAGCCGAGCGGGCCAAGGCGTGA
- the LOC108963022 gene encoding heat shock protein 30C-like, with protein MLCRMHLAPFASSSLASRLGTVRTLWPHAETIFTELQQEMEKAREFMSSFEQLLSNHGAMAMEHSPSTSMSLPQSSGDGFSVCQDVKNFAPEELSVKVVGRKVVLVGQKETQNVDEKGSFSYKYEVLKREWDVPEEVDAEALTCSLSKDGQLHIEAPKLALPAAPERSVPIQVSPAAPQTGPTSENGANKAQV; from the coding sequence ATGCTTTGCCGGATGCACCTCGCACCATTCGCCTCCAGCTCCCTGGCCAGCCGGCTGGGCACAGTGAGGACCCTCTGGCCACACGCAGAGACCATCTTCAccgagctgcagcaggagatggagaaagCTCGGGAGTTCATGAGCAGCTTcgagcagctcctgagcaacCACGGAGCCATGGCCatggagcacagccccagcaccagcatgagcctgccccagagctctggggacgGCTTCTCTGTCTGCCAGGACGTGAAGAACTTCGCTCCCGAGGAGCTGTCGGTGAAGGTGGTGGGCAGGAAGGTGGTGCTGGTGGGGCAGAAGGAGACACAGAACGTGGATGAGAAGGGCTCCTTCTCCTACAAGTACGAGGTGCTGAAGCGGGAGTGGGACGTGCCCGAGGAGGTGGACGCCGAAGCGCTGACCTGCTCCCTGTCCAAGGATGGGCAGCTCCACATTGAGGCCCccaagctggcactgccagctgctcctgagagGAGTGTGCCCATCCAggtcagccctgctgccccacaAACCGGACCAACTTCTGAGAATGGAGCCAACAAAGCCCAGGTGTGA